GGGCGATCTCGGCGAAGACGGGGTTGTCGGTGTTGGCCCAGTCGTCGATGCCCATCACCGGCATCGTCGACTGGTTCGCCCCGACCGTGTCCCACAGGTGGTTGGCGCGCCCGAGCATCACGTTGCCGTTGGTCCCCCACCCGGTGCCCACGTCGGCGTTGAGCGCGGGGAGCGCGCCCGTCTCCCGGGCCCGGACGAGGAGTTCGGTGGTCCCGATGCTGCCGCCGCCCAGGAACAGATAGGTGCACCCGTACTGTTTCGTCTGGACGACCGCGCCGGTGTCGTCGATCCGGTCGGCGGTCAGGACGTACGTCCCGTCGGCGGCCCTGGTGATCGCCCTGACGCGCTCCATGGTGGTGATGGTGACGTTGCCCGTGCCCAGCGCGGAGGCGAGGTACGTCTTGTCGAGGCTGCGCTTGCCGTAGTTGTTGCCGTAGATGACCTCCTGCCCCAGCGCCGACCTGGTCGCCGTGCCGGCCGCCTCTCGCTGCATGTAGTCGAAGTCGTAGACGCTCGGTACGAAGGTGGTCTTCAGGCCTGCCTTCTCGGCGTGCTTGCGGGATACCCGGGTGAAGCGGTACCACTCCGTGGACTCGAACCAGGCGGGGTCGACGTTGTTGACGCCGAGCATCGCGCGGGCCCGCGGGAAGTAGGTCCCGTACATCTCCGTGGAGTCGACGCCGGGGAACTGCTCGGCGAAGTAGGACTGGAGCGGGGTGACGGCCATGCTCCCGTTGACCAGGGAACCGCCGCCGACCCCGCGGCCGAGGAACACGGACATGTCGTTGTAGTGCACGCGGTCCAGGGCGCCGGGGTAGGGGGTGATGTCCCTGTTGACGAGGTCCAGCCACAGGAAGCTGGCCAGGGGTGCCTCGGTGCGGGTCTTGAACCACATGGAGCGCTTGTCGGGGGCGGCGGTGGAACAGAAGATCTTGCCGTCGGAGCCCGTGGTGTTCCAGAGGCGGCCCATCTCGATCACGAGGGTGCGGATGCCGGCCTGGCCGAGGCGGAGCGCGGCGACCGCGCCGCCGTAGCCGGAGCCGATGACGATCGCGGGGGCGGACTCGACGGCGGCGGGTTCGACGGCCTGGGCGGACTGGAGGCCGACGCGGGTGAAGCCGAGGGCGGCGGCCGTCTGGAAGGCGGCCATGCCCAGTATTTGACGTCTCGTCAGCTGATGCTGCATCAACTGACGGTGTATCAGTTTTTCTGTCATGAGCGCAGCATCGGCGGAATTTCGACTTCCGCCTAGTAGGTGCGTACCTATATGTATTCACCTTTGCCGGCCGCGCGGACCTCTGCCGTCACAGCAGCGCCTTCAGCTCCTCCGCGAGCAGATCCCAGCGCCACTTCTCCTCGACCCAGGCCCGCCCCCGCGCCCCCATCCGGGCGCGCAGCTCCGCGTCGCCGAGCAGGACGGTGATCCGGTCGGCGGCCTCCTCCACGGAAGTGCCGCGCACCACCCAGCCGGTCTCACCGTCCAGGACGGCGTCCGGCGCGCCTCCCGAGTCACCGGCGACCACCGGCAGCCCCGTCGCGGACGCCTCCAGGTAGACGATTCCGAGCCCCTCGACGTCGAGACCGCCCCGGCGCGTCCGGCACGGCATCGCGAAGACGTCACCGGCGCCGTAGTGGGCGGGCAGCTCGGCCCAGGGCACCGGCCCGGTGAAGCGGACCGAGTCGGCGACGCCGGTCTCGTGCGCGAGCTTGTGCAGCTCCCGCGCGTAGGGGCCGCCGCCGACGATCAGCAGCACCGTCTCCGGCTCGACCGCGAGGATGCGGGGCATCGCCAGGATCAGCGTGTCCTGCCCCTTGCGCGGGACCAGCCGCGAGACGCACACGACCACGGGCCGATCGGTGAGCCCGAGCCGGGCGCGGACCGCCTCGCCCCCAGACCCCGGGTGAAAGGCCTTCTCGTCGACCCCGGGCGGCAGTTGGACCATCCGCCGGGCCGCCCTCGGGGTCAGCGCGGTGGCGATCCGCGACCGCGTGTACTCACCCAGGTAGGTGATCGTGTCCGTCGACTCGCCGATCCTGCGCAGCAGTTGACGCGCCGCCGGCAGCTGCGCCCACCCGGCCTCATGACCGTGGGTGGTCGCCACCAGCCGCTCGGCGCCCGCCTTCCGCAGGGCCGGCGCCATCAGCCCGAGCGGCGCGGCGGCCCCGAACCACACCGACGTACACCCGTGTTCACGCAGCAGCCCGACGGCCCGCCCGGTGACCGCGGGCGTCGGCAGCAGCATCGTCGTCCGGTCCCGTACGACGGTGAAGGGCTGCTCGGCGTCGAAGGCGGCCGTGGCCCGGGCACCCTCGGGGCCGCGCTTCCACGTGGAGGCGTAGACGACGAGCCGGTCGGGGTCGAGCCGCAGCGCCATGTTGTGCAGGAAGGCCTGGATACCGCCCGGCCGGGGCGGGAAGTCGTTCGTCACGATCAGGGTCTTGTGCACGCGGCCGACCCTACCGAACCGTCTCCCGCACCCTCCCAGAACCCTCACAGGTGTCCGGCCCCGTTTGATGGCATTCGCACAGCCGCTCGGGAGATCATGGCCGCTCACCGGTTGACAGGTCCCCGGGCCTGAACCGACACGTCCGCGCCTGCTCGGCGGCACGGTGGCACGAACAGGGGTGCAGGTGGACATCGCGCGCAGAGGACGACCGCGGCTCCCCGTGGCGCTGCTGGGCACCTGGGGCGTGAGCCGGCTGCTCCTGCTGCTGTTCGTGTTCAAGGTGGTCGTCTTCCCCGGCCCGGACGTCACGAGCGACGTCTCGGTGATCTACCACGGCTGGTACGAGGTGCTGAGCCACGGCACCTTCCCGCTGGCCGACGTCACCTGGCAGTACCCGCCCGCCGCCGCCCTGGCGATCCTCTCCCCCGGCGCCCTGCCGTTCCTGGACTACGCGTCGGCGTTCTTCGTCCTGGCCTGTCTCGCCGACCTCGTCGTCCTGTCGCTCCTCCTGTACGCGGGCGGGCGCCCCGGCCGGTCGCCGCGCGGCGCCCGGGTGTGGGTGGTGGGCGTACCGCTGCTGGGCCCGACCGTGTACGCCCGGTACGACGTCATGGTGACCGCGGTGGCGGTGGCCGCGCTGCTCGCGGGCGCCCGGCATCCGCGCCTCATGGGTGCCCTGGCGGCCTTCGGGGCGCTGTTGAAGGTCTGGCCCGCTCTGCTGCTCGTGGGGGCCACAGGGCGGCGGGCATGGGCCTGGGCCGCCCTCACCGTGGCCGCGCTGGTGTCCGTGTTCGCGGCGACCATGCCCGGTGCCTTCGCCTTCCTGACCTTCCAGGGCGACCGGGGCACCGAGGTGGAGTCGGTGGGCGCCCTCGTCTTCCATGTCGGGCGGCAGTTCGGCTGGGAGGGCCGGGTGGCGCTGAACTACGGCTCCATCGAGTTCCTCGGCCCGTTCGTGGGGACGGTGACCACGGTCGCTCTGCTGCTGACCGTCCTCGCCTTCGGCTGGCTGCTGCTGTGGCGGCTGCGCGCCACCCGCTTCCTTCCGCACACCCTCGCGGAGGCGGCCTTCGTGGCGGTGCTGCTGTTCACGGTGACCAGCCGGGTGATCAGCCCGCAGTACCTTGTGTGGCTGGTCGGCCTCGCCGCCGTCTGCCTCTGCTTCCGCGCCACCAGCATGGTCCTGCCCGCCGCCCTGGTCGTCGTCGCCTGTCTGGTGACGGTCCTGGAGTTCCCCGTCGGCTTCGGGCACGTGGTCGCGAGCGACACCTACGGCATGACCCTGCTGTTCACCCGCAACGGCCTCCTGATCGCCGCCGCCCTCACGGCGGCCCTGCGGCTGTGGCGCACGACGGTCCCGCGCCGGGCAGAGCTCCCGCCGCTGCCCGACCGGGCCGTTCGCGCCCGGGAGACTCAGCCGAGCTGAGCGCGGAGGTACTCCCGCCACAGGCCCGTGAACTCCCCCGGCGTCGTCCCCAGCACCTTCGCCAGCGCCCCCTCGACGGCCCCCGCCCGCTTCCCGTGCGACCCCACGGCCCGGTAGAACTCGCCGAGCCGCACCTCGCCCCACCGGTCGGCGATCAGCCGGCACGCCAGCCAGCCGCCCTCGTACGCCTGGGCCAGCTTCGCCGCGTCCCCGCCGAAGCCGAAGGCCGCGT
This genomic interval from Streptomyces sp. B21-083 contains the following:
- a CDS encoding GMC oxidoreductase; its protein translation is MAAFQTAAALGFTRVGLQSAQAVEPAAVESAPAIVIGSGYGGAVAALRLGQAGIRTLVIEMGRLWNTTGSDGKIFCSTAAPDKRSMWFKTRTEAPLASFLWLDLVNRDITPYPGALDRVHYNDMSVFLGRGVGGGSLVNGSMAVTPLQSYFAEQFPGVDSTEMYGTYFPRARAMLGVNNVDPAWFESTEWYRFTRVSRKHAEKAGLKTTFVPSVYDFDYMQREAAGTATRSALGQEVIYGNNYGKRSLDKTYLASALGTGNVTITTMERVRAITRAADGTYVLTADRIDDTGAVVQTKQYGCTYLFLGGGSIGTTELLVRARETGALPALNADVGTGWGTNGNVMLGRANHLWDTVGANQSTMPVMGIDDWANTDNPVFAEIAPLPMGLEHWVSLYLAITKNPQRASFTYDATTDSARLGWSAAQSAVSVAMAKKLFDRINAANSTIYRYDLFGSGNKVFADDFTYHPLGGCVLGKATDNYGRVKGYSKLYITDGSLVPGSIGVNPFVTITALAERTMARVLAEDTAP
- a CDS encoding glycosyltransferase family 4 protein, with the protein product MHKTLIVTNDFPPRPGGIQAFLHNMALRLDPDRLVVYASTWKRGPEGARATAAFDAEQPFTVVRDRTTMLLPTPAVTGRAVGLLREHGCTSVWFGAAAPLGLMAPALRKAGAERLVATTHGHEAGWAQLPAARQLLRRIGESTDTITYLGEYTRSRIATALTPRAARRMVQLPPGVDEKAFHPGSGGEAVRARLGLTDRPVVVCVSRLVPRKGQDTLILAMPRILAVEPETVLLIVGGGPYARELHKLAHETGVADSVRFTGPVPWAELPAHYGAGDVFAMPCRTRRGGLDVEGLGIVYLEASATGLPVVAGDSGGAPDAVLDGETGWVVRGTSVEEAADRITVLLGDAELRARMGARGRAWVEEKWRWDLLAEELKALL
- a CDS encoding glycosyltransferase family 87 protein produces the protein MDIARRGRPRLPVALLGTWGVSRLLLLLFVFKVVVFPGPDVTSDVSVIYHGWYEVLSHGTFPLADVTWQYPPAAALAILSPGALPFLDYASAFFVLACLADLVVLSLLLYAGGRPGRSPRGARVWVVGVPLLGPTVYARYDVMVTAVAVAALLAGARHPRLMGALAAFGALLKVWPALLLVGATGRRAWAWAALTVAALVSVFAATMPGAFAFLTFQGDRGTEVESVGALVFHVGRQFGWEGRVALNYGSIEFLGPFVGTVTTVALLLTVLAFGWLLLWRLRATRFLPHTLAEAAFVAVLLFTVTSRVISPQYLVWLVGLAAVCLCFRATSMVLPAALVVVACLVTVLEFPVGFGHVVASDTYGMTLLFTRNGLLIAAALTAALRLWRTTVPRRAELPPLPDRAVRARETQPS